From the genome of Leptospira andrefontaineae, one region includes:
- the omp85 gene encoding Omp85 family outer membrane protein gives MFSFRHLFLACILVPVSIFSEGEKVAIDLNESKRLSKQELEEKRNGWYATGLPVFSEDPVRGQGYGARGFLYQNGNRSDPYFEFQPYKYRFGAQAYKTTKGADYYEFTFDSPFLFDTAYRLKTSVSYSTNKNSQYFGIGTDTLREIQYRDRNQPTGELKNGGSFSDLEDALSYRRPSSPGSVYPYESNVLYNTYEFRSTTATFSVDKTFWGAFRWIIAPEFSQNVIRTYDYPNGRIATNGDYYSVARDPATGWGSSYPNGISKLTKDYQAGLINGYHGGNVNYIHIGLAYDTRDFEPDPDSGVLLEMNYSSSSKRAGSDFEFEKFFTQGKFFYMPFPKLFEELVIAGRAGLHYSKGEVPFSEYRYMWSIDGPINGLGGLQTLRGYRQERFIAPMIGFGNFEIRWRFGTFKFWDQLVTLSLVPFYDFGRVWNGYHDISTQGYKFSYGTGLRIIWNQATVILIDYAKSREDSQLFIDIGQIF, from the coding sequence TTGTTTTCTTTTCGGCATTTATTTCTAGCCTGTATTTTGGTCCCGGTTTCGATTTTTTCGGAAGGGGAGAAGGTTGCAATCGATCTGAACGAATCCAAACGCCTCTCTAAACAAGAGTTGGAAGAAAAAAGAAACGGTTGGTATGCAACAGGTCTTCCTGTTTTTTCAGAAGATCCAGTGAGAGGGCAGGGATACGGTGCGAGAGGATTTTTATACCAGAATGGAAATCGTTCTGATCCTTATTTCGAATTCCAACCTTACAAATATAGATTCGGTGCGCAAGCTTACAAGACTACAAAAGGTGCGGATTACTATGAGTTTACTTTTGATAGTCCTTTTCTTTTTGATACTGCGTATAGATTGAAGACAAGTGTTTCCTATAGCACAAATAAGAATTCTCAGTATTTCGGGATCGGAACTGACACGTTACGCGAAATTCAGTATAGGGATAGGAATCAACCTACAGGAGAACTGAAGAACGGAGGTAGCTTCTCCGATCTGGAAGATGCACTTTCTTATCGCAGACCTTCTTCTCCGGGATCCGTTTATCCGTATGAAAGTAATGTTTTGTATAATACATATGAGTTTCGCTCTACTACCGCTACATTCTCAGTCGATAAAACTTTTTGGGGAGCATTCCGCTGGATTATTGCTCCTGAATTTTCTCAAAATGTGATCCGAACTTATGATTATCCGAATGGAAGAATTGCAACGAATGGAGATTATTATTCTGTAGCAAGAGATCCAGCAACTGGTTGGGGTTCTTCTTATCCGAATGGAATATCTAAATTAACCAAAGATTACCAAGCGGGTCTCATCAATGGCTATCACGGTGGAAATGTAAATTATATCCATATAGGTCTTGCTTACGACACTCGAGACTTTGAACCGGATCCTGATTCAGGCGTTCTATTAGAGATGAATTATTCTTCTTCTTCCAAACGTGCCGGTTCCGATTTCGAGTTTGAGAAGTTTTTTACGCAAGGGAAGTTTTTCTATATGCCTTTCCCAAAACTTTTCGAAGAACTTGTGATTGCTGGAAGAGCAGGACTTCATTATTCAAAAGGAGAGGTTCCTTTTTCAGAATATCGTTATATGTGGTCCATCGATGGGCCCATCAACGGCTTGGGCGGTTTACAAACTTTAAGAGGTTATAGACAGGAAAGATTTATCGCTCCTATGATCGGTTTTGGGAATTTTGAGATCCGTTGGAGATTTGGTACATTCAAATTTTGGGACCAGTTGGTAACTTTGAGTCTTGTTCCATTTTATGATTTTGGTAGAGTATGGAACGGATATCATGATATAAGCACCCAAGGTTATAAATTTTCTTATGGTACTGGTTTACGGATTATTTGGAATCAGGCCACAGTGATACTCATCGATTATGCTAAGTCCAGAGAAGATTCTCAATTATTCATCGATATAGGCCAGATTTTCTAA